In Thermus islandicus DSM 21543, a genomic segment contains:
- a CDS encoding 30S ribosomal protein S1, with protein MEEKATQTPEKTFSMEQALQETEARLEKRVRPGQVLTGRVVLVGSEGVAVDIGAKTEGIIPFNQLTERPLPEEELKALLRPGDEVRVQVLRVDPETGQILLSRRKVEAQEHWDRIQELYEKGEPVTVTVKEKVKGGVVAELDGVRAFIPASQLDLRRIPNLDAYVGQQILAKIIELNRKKGRVLLSRRAVLEEEQKRAKEAFFQSLEPGQVVEGTVADVTDFGVFVNLGPVDGLVHRSEITWGRFTHPREVVHKGQRVKARVVSVDPARERVNLSIKALVPDPWSTVAEKYPVGTRVRGKVVGLTPFGAFVEVEPGLEGLIHISELSWTKRPKHPSEVVKEGDEVEAVVLRLDPAERRLSLGLKQTQPDPWQQLTEKYPPGTVVKGRITGVTDFGVFVELEPGMEGLVHVSELDHGRVENPAALFKKGEEMEVVVLHIDPVEQRISLSRKRLLPPPPPRVEEERPRRAKGKEARGKRKPKGRPEERREYEYGAVAEYNLYDASALPTTSVKLGDLYGDLLASLGLEEEK; from the coding sequence ATGGAAGAAAAGGCGACCCAGACCCCGGAAAAGACCTTCAGCATGGAACAGGCCCTTCAGGAGACGGAGGCCCGCCTGGAGAAGCGGGTTCGCCCCGGCCAGGTCCTGACGGGCAGGGTGGTCTTGGTGGGTTCCGAAGGCGTAGCGGTGGACATCGGCGCCAAGACGGAAGGCATTATCCCCTTCAACCAGCTCACGGAAAGGCCCCTCCCCGAGGAGGAGCTCAAGGCCCTCCTCCGGCCCGGGGATGAGGTGAGGGTCCAGGTGCTCCGGGTGGACCCTGAGACCGGCCAGATCCTCCTCTCCCGCAGGAAGGTGGAGGCCCAGGAGCACTGGGACCGCATCCAGGAGCTCTACGAGAAGGGGGAGCCGGTGACCGTCACCGTGAAGGAGAAGGTCAAGGGGGGCGTGGTCGCCGAGCTGGACGGCGTTCGGGCCTTCATCCCGGCCTCGCAGCTGGACCTGAGGCGCATTCCCAACCTGGACGCCTACGTGGGCCAGCAGATCCTGGCCAAGATCATTGAGCTGAACCGCAAGAAGGGGCGGGTGCTCCTCTCCCGCCGGGCGGTGCTGGAAGAGGAGCAGAAGCGGGCCAAGGAGGCCTTCTTCCAGAGCCTCGAGCCCGGCCAGGTGGTGGAGGGCACCGTGGCGGATGTGACCGACTTCGGGGTCTTCGTCAACCTGGGCCCCGTGGACGGCCTCGTCCACCGTTCGGAGATCACCTGGGGGCGGTTTACCCACCCCCGCGAGGTGGTCCACAAGGGGCAGCGGGTCAAGGCCCGGGTGGTGTCCGTGGACCCCGCCCGGGAGCGGGTCAACCTTTCCATCAAGGCCCTCGTCCCCGACCCCTGGTCCACGGTGGCGGAGAAGTACCCCGTGGGCACCCGGGTCCGGGGCAAGGTGGTGGGCCTCACCCCCTTTGGGGCCTTCGTGGAGGTGGAGCCGGGCCTCGAGGGGCTGATCCACATCTCCGAGCTCTCCTGGACCAAGCGCCCCAAGCACCCCTCCGAGGTGGTGAAGGAGGGGGACGAGGTGGAGGCCGTGGTCCTCCGGCTGGACCCCGCGGAGCGCCGCCTCTCCTTGGGCCTCAAGCAGACCCAGCCCGATCCCTGGCAGCAGCTCACCGAGAAGTACCCCCCGGGGACGGTGGTCAAGGGCCGCATCACCGGGGTCACGGACTTTGGCGTCTTCGTGGAGCTGGAGCCCGGCATGGAGGGCCTGGTCCACGTGTCTGAGCTGGACCACGGGCGCGTGGAGAACCCCGCGGCCCTCTTCAAGAAGGGGGAGGAGATGGAGGTGGTGGTCCTTCACATAGATCCCGTGGAGCAGCGCATCTCCCTCTCCCGCAAGCGCCTCCTTCCCCCGCCCCCGCCCAGGGTGGAGGAGGAGCGCCCGCGCCGGGCCAAGGGCAAGGAGGCCCGGGGCAAGCGCAAGCCCAAGGGCCGCCCGGAGGAGCGACGGGAGTACGAGTACGGGGCCGTGGCCGAGTACAACCTCTACGACGCCTCCGCCCTCCCCACCACCAGCGTCAAGCTTGGCGACCTCTACGGCGACCTCCTCGCAAGCCTGGGCCTGGAGGAGGAGAAGTAG
- a CDS encoding M20 family metallopeptidase gives METLAWMQAKLPEILADLEAFVRRESPSGDLAGLKEAAAFLEEAFGPLEGRLARKETPKGPVLLLKREGEGAPVLLLCHYDTVHPRGSFPEAFRLEREKAIGPGVYDMKGGIIALLYALRHAEASGRRLPALEVLFTPDEEVGSPETRPLIEAAARKARAVLVLEPPTAEGDLKVARKGVGLYRLKALGKAAHQGVEPEKGVNAVIELAHQILKVAALEDREKGTTLGPNVVRGGTASNVVAEAAEVEIDLRAWTMEEVQRVEAGLKALTPILPGARLELSGGLNRPPMEPTPESLALFERAQAIGKALGLSLRPGRVGGGSDGNFTAALGVPTLDGLGLLGGDAHQRTEYVVVPEIPRRIALLAELLYTL, from the coding sequence ATGGAAACCCTAGCCTGGATGCAGGCGAAGCTCCCCGAAATCCTTGCGGACCTCGAGGCCTTCGTGCGCCGGGAATCCCCCTCGGGGGACCTGGCAGGCCTAAAGGAGGCCGCGGCCTTCCTCGAGGAAGCCTTCGGGCCCTTAGAGGGGAGGCTTGCCCGCAAGGAAACCCCCAAAGGCCCGGTCCTCCTCCTGAAGCGGGAAGGGGAGGGAGCCCCTGTCCTCCTCCTCTGCCACTACGACACCGTCCACCCCAGGGGGAGCTTCCCCGAGGCCTTCCGCCTGGAAAGGGAGAAGGCCATCGGCCCCGGGGTCTACGACATGAAAGGGGGCATCATCGCCCTCCTCTACGCCCTGCGCCACGCCGAGGCCAGCGGGCGGAGGCTTCCTGCCCTGGAGGTGCTCTTCACCCCGGACGAGGAGGTCGGCTCCCCGGAAACCCGCCCCCTCATTGAAGCCGCGGCCAGGAAGGCCCGGGCCGTCCTGGTCCTGGAACCCCCCACGGCCGAGGGGGACCTGAAGGTGGCCCGGAAGGGGGTGGGCCTCTACCGCCTCAAGGCCCTAGGCAAGGCCGCCCACCAGGGGGTGGAGCCGGAGAAGGGGGTGAACGCCGTCATAGAGCTCGCCCACCAGATCCTCAAGGTGGCGGCCCTGGAGGACCGGGAAAAGGGCACCACCCTGGGCCCCAACGTGGTCCGGGGCGGCACGGCCTCCAACGTGGTGGCGGAGGCGGCAGAGGTGGAGATTGACCTCCGGGCCTGGACCATGGAGGAGGTCCAGAGGGTGGAGGCGGGGCTTAAGGCCCTTACCCCCATCCTGCCGGGGGCGAGGCTGGAGCTTTCGGGCGGCCTCAACCGCCCCCCCATGGAACCCACCCCGGAAAGCCTCGCCCTCTTTGAACGGGCCCAGGCCATCGGAAAGGCCCTAGGCCTCTCCTTAAGGCCGGGCCGGGTGGGCGGGGGCTCGGACGGGAACTTCACCGCCGCCTTAGGGGTGCCTACCCTGGACGGCCTGGGGCTTTTGGGCGGGGATGCCCACCAGCGGACGGAGTACGTGGTGGTGCCGGAGATCCCCCGGCGGATCGCCCTCCTCGCCGAGCTCCTCTACACCCTATGA
- a CDS encoding YbaK/EbsC family protein, giving the protein MSLSPSAQRVQEALKALGFPHLQVRELPASTRTAEEAARAVGAEVGQIVKSLVFMGEGGYLFLVSGRNRLDLRKAEALAKESLRRATPEEVRALTGFAIGGVPPVGHATPLPAFLDEDLLLYPQVFAAGGTPRALFALTPKELLALTQARVADLKEA; this is encoded by the coding sequence ATGAGCCTCTCCCCTTCCGCCCAAAGGGTGCAGGAGGCCCTGAAGGCCCTGGGCTTCCCCCACCTCCAGGTGAGGGAGCTTCCCGCCTCCACCCGCACCGCGGAGGAGGCGGCGAGGGCGGTGGGGGCCGAGGTGGGCCAGATCGTAAAGAGCTTGGTGTTCATGGGGGAAGGGGGCTACCTCTTCCTGGTGAGCGGCAGGAACCGGCTGGACCTCCGCAAGGCCGAGGCCCTGGCCAAGGAGTCCTTGCGCCGGGCCACCCCGGAGGAGGTCCGGGCCCTCACGGGCTTCGCCATCGGCGGGGTGCCCCCCGTGGGCCACGCTACCCCCCTCCCCGCCTTCTTGGACGAGGACCTCCTCCTCTACCCCCAGGTCTTCGCGGCCGGGGGCACCCCAAGGGCCCTCTTCGCCCTCACCCCGAAGGAGCTCCTCGCCCTCACCCAGGCGCGGGTAGCGGACCTGAAGGAGGCTTAG
- a CDS encoding alanine/glycine:cation symporter family protein — protein sequence MDILTLNEYLNRIVYGFPMKLVFLLVGAYLVFFQIRWFSAPFRMMRVSFSETLGAIRERAYGFGGQITPFQATMVALSATVGTGHLLGMMAAVLVGGPGAVFWMWVGYFLGTGTKFAEATLAVHYRRRFADGSVSGGPMYYLSRGLPRLRFLGYLFAFFAAVAAFGIGNLSQAGAVGGAVAPLGAPPALVGLFLALLVGVVLGGGIVRVARFAQVVVPLKLLLFLVAVVPLFLLYLGRIPEALALVFRAAFSPEAALGGAAGYSLFAALNAGLGRGIFANEAGLGSAPIAHAQAQVDHPVRQGFWGVTEMFVSFLVTSLTALTFLASGLWQKGGSAAEAAQALFQAHPLGGVILALTVAVFALGTMISWGFYGEEAAAFLLGEGIRWPYRLTFATLAFVGPLGGLEAFLAISDTLNGLMAIPNLLGLVLLGPVVGRLVYGFFRGEPWVPPR from the coding sequence GTGGATATCCTGACCTTGAACGAGTATCTAAACCGGATCGTTTACGGCTTCCCCATGAAGCTCGTCTTCCTCTTGGTGGGGGCTTATCTGGTCTTTTTCCAAATTCGCTGGTTCAGCGCCCCCTTCCGGATGATGCGGGTTTCCTTCAGCGAGACCCTGGGGGCCATCCGGGAGCGGGCCTACGGCTTCGGGGGCCAGATCACCCCCTTCCAGGCCACCATGGTGGCCCTCTCGGCCACGGTGGGCACGGGCCACCTTCTGGGGATGATGGCCGCCGTGCTCGTGGGAGGGCCCGGGGCCGTGTTCTGGATGTGGGTGGGCTACTTTTTAGGCACTGGGACGAAGTTCGCCGAGGCGACCCTAGCGGTCCACTACCGCCGCCGCTTTGCCGATGGCTCCGTCTCCGGGGGGCCCATGTACTACCTCTCGCGGGGGCTTCCCCGCCTCCGCTTCCTGGGCTACCTCTTCGCCTTCTTCGCCGCGGTGGCCGCCTTCGGCATCGGGAACCTTTCCCAGGCTGGGGCGGTAGGAGGGGCCGTGGCTCCTCTTGGGGCCCCCCCCGCCCTGGTGGGCCTCTTCCTGGCCCTCCTCGTGGGGGTAGTCCTGGGTGGGGGGATCGTGCGGGTGGCCCGCTTCGCCCAGGTGGTGGTGCCTCTCAAGCTCCTCCTCTTCCTGGTGGCGGTGGTTCCCCTCTTCCTCCTCTACCTCGGGAGGATCCCCGAGGCCCTGGCCCTGGTCTTCCGGGCCGCCTTCAGCCCCGAGGCCGCCCTGGGGGGGGCGGCGGGGTACAGCCTCTTCGCCGCCCTCAATGCCGGGCTCGGCCGGGGCATCTTCGCCAACGAGGCGGGCCTCGGCTCGGCTCCCATCGCCCACGCTCAGGCCCAGGTGGACCACCCCGTGCGCCAGGGCTTCTGGGGGGTCACCGAGATGTTCGTGAGCTTCCTCGTGACCTCCCTCACCGCCCTCACCTTCCTCGCCTCGGGGCTTTGGCAGAAGGGGGGAAGCGCCGCCGAGGCGGCCCAGGCCCTCTTTCAGGCCCACCCCCTGGGCGGGGTAATCCTGGCCCTCACCGTAGCGGTCTTTGCCCTGGGGACCATGATCTCGTGGGGCTTCTACGGGGAGGAGGCCGCGGCCTTCCTCCTGGGCGAGGGGATCCGCTGGCCCTACCGCCTCACCTTCGCCACCCTGGCCTTCGTAGGGCCCCTGGGGGGCCTCGAGGCCTTCCTGGCCATCTCCGACACCCTAAACGGCCTCATGGCCATCCCCAACCTCCTCGGCCTGGTGCTCTTGGGACCGGTGGTGGGGCGCCTCGTTTACGGCTTCTTCCGGGGGGAGCCCTGGGTTCCTCCCCGCTAA
- a CDS encoding DUF4388 domain-containing protein: MLSGHLAEFPFPSLVGALMGAGRTGRLVLKPPFLEAEVYLRAGQVVHARAWSGERGLEGEEALDLLVGLKQAPFAFEPEALPPHTTLLGGLSVPARLAEAQAVWESLSLPDNWGYVLRPHIPEPLPLQNLLGLPIERGYALRLGNEGEEVELPPEVLSVLAQLEGKRIAEVLLAPGVLRLARILNTLLRMGVLEALPQVALAPVPLLVLPIYGTGSGVAYVDEALYAEWARAIRHGFRLRLRAPEAVMEVRPRPNLPERLGLLEGDLKRLRLRRGDRVEVVPEV; encoded by the coding sequence ATGCTTTCGGGCCACCTTGCGGAGTTTCCCTTTCCCTCCCTGGTGGGCGCTCTCATGGGCGCGGGGCGCACCGGGCGGCTCGTCCTCAAGCCCCCCTTCCTCGAGGCCGAGGTGTACCTGAGGGCGGGGCAGGTGGTCCACGCCCGGGCCTGGTCCGGGGAGCGGGGCCTCGAGGGGGAGGAGGCCCTGGACCTCCTGGTGGGCCTGAAGCAGGCCCCCTTCGCCTTTGAGCCGGAGGCCCTCCCGCCCCACACCACCCTTCTCGGAGGGCTCTCGGTCCCGGCGCGGCTGGCCGAGGCCCAGGCCGTCTGGGAAAGCCTGAGCCTTCCCGACAACTGGGGGTACGTCCTCCGCCCCCACATCCCCGAGCCCCTCCCCTTGCAGAACCTGCTCGGCCTTCCCATAGAGAGGGGCTACGCGCTGCGCCTGGGCAATGAGGGCGAGGAGGTGGAGCTTCCCCCGGAGGTGCTTTCGGTCCTGGCCCAGCTCGAGGGTAAGCGCATCGCCGAGGTGCTCCTGGCCCCTGGGGTCTTGCGCCTGGCCCGCATCTTGAATACCCTCCTCAGGATGGGGGTTCTGGAGGCCCTCCCCCAGGTGGCCCTGGCTCCGGTGCCCCTCCTCGTCCTCCCCATCTACGGGACAGGATCGGGGGTGGCCTACGTGGACGAGGCCCTTTACGCCGAGTGGGCCCGGGCCATCCGCCACGGGTTCCGGCTCCGCTTGCGCGCCCCGGAAGCGGTGATGGAGGTACGCCCTAGGCCTAACCTCCCTGAACGGCTCGGGCTTTTGGAGGGGGACCTCAAGCGCCTCCGCCTGCGCCGTGGGGACAGGGTGGAGGTGGTGCCGGAGGTGTAG